A genomic region of Methanocorpusculum vombati contains the following coding sequences:
- a CDS encoding DNA-directed RNA polymerase subunit D — translation MDLVFSRLDDSVARFTISGATPAFANALRRSMIGEVPTLAIEDVRIYDNTSVLFDEILAHRLGLVPIKTDLSQFVPRSKCTCEGAGCPQCTITFTLSVEGPGMVTSGDLISMDPRTVPVHNNIPIVKLWEGQKVVLEAVAELNTGLEHAKWQPTLACGYKEFPVITIHNSCDACGKCVAECPRDVLEVSDNIVHVRVVNGESKEKDCSMCRLCETACMNTGIGENPAITIGADSTKFIFVVESDGSLPVKEIIERALLHIKSRSTDLTDALQDISTEGL, via the coding sequence ATGGATCTTGTATTCAGCAGGCTCGATGACTCTGTCGCACGGTTTACTATCAGCGGAGCGACTCCGGCATTTGCAAACGCCCTCAGACGCTCTATGATCGGCGAGGTGCCAACCCTTGCCATCGAAGACGTTCGCATCTATGACAACACCAGTGTTCTCTTTGACGAGATCCTTGCACACAGACTGGGCCTGGTTCCGATTAAAACCGACCTGTCCCAGTTTGTTCCCCGCAGCAAATGCACCTGTGAAGGTGCCGGCTGCCCGCAGTGCACGATTACGTTCACCCTGAGTGTCGAAGGTCCAGGGATGGTCACCTCCGGTGATCTGATCTCCATGGACCCGCGTACCGTTCCGGTACACAACAACATTCCAATCGTGAAACTCTGGGAAGGTCAGAAGGTTGTTCTGGAAGCCGTTGCCGAACTCAACACAGGTCTTGAGCATGCCAAATGGCAGCCGACTCTCGCCTGCGGTTACAAAGAGTTCCCGGTAATCACCATCCACAACAGCTGTGATGCATGTGGAAAATGTGTTGCCGAATGTCCCCGTGACGTTCTCGAAGTATCCGACAACATCGTTCACGTCCGCGTAGTAAACGGCGAAAGCAAAGAAAAAGACTGTTCCATGTGCCGTCTCTGTGAGACTGCATGTATGAACACCGGAATCGGCGAAAACCCCGCTATCACCATCGGTGCCGACAGCACGAAGTTCATCTTCGTTGTCGAAAGCGACGGGTCCCTTCCGGTCAAAGAGATCATCGAAAGAGCACTGCTGCATATCAAGTCACGATCCACAGACCTGACTGATGCATTACAGGACATATCCACGGAGGGACTGTAA
- a CDS encoding 50S ribosomal protein L18e, protein MNKTNPRLESLIGMLKRASRENEANIWREIAGRLNTSSKNYAEVNIGKISRYAKENEIILVPGKVLAAGVIAAPVKVAALNFSDAAREKIMEANGTCMTIEELVAANPKGSRVRILR, encoded by the coding sequence ATGAATAAGACAAACCCCCGCCTCGAATCCTTAATCGGTATGCTCAAGCGGGCATCCCGGGAAAACGAGGCTAATATCTGGCGCGAGATTGCCGGACGCCTGAACACGTCCAGCAAGAACTACGCCGAGGTTAACATCGGAAAGATTAGCCGCTACGCAAAAGAGAATGAGATCATCCTGGTCCCGGGCAAAGTCCTGGCAGCAGGTGTGATTGCCGCACCCGTCAAGGTTGCCGCACTCAACTTCTCTGACGCCGCGCGTGAAAAAATTATGGAAGCCAACGGTACCTGCATGACAATCGAAGAGCTTGTCGCTGCAAACCCGAAAGGCAGCCGCGTCCGGATCCTGAGGTGA
- a CDS encoding 50S ribosomal protein L13 encodes MVTVIDGENLLLGRMCSLVAQRILAGEEIAIINAEKVIVSGSRAMIMEEYYVKRVRGSVEGGPFYPRRPDQIVKRTVRGMIPYKTRPGAAAFRRVKAYVGVPYELKGTEAEVLEAAHRDRLSSARYVTVGAISTNLGAKY; translated from the coding sequence ATGGTAACAGTTATTGATGGAGAGAATCTTCTGCTTGGAAGAATGTGCAGCCTTGTTGCCCAGCGCATTCTTGCAGGCGAGGAGATCGCTATTATCAACGCCGAAAAGGTCATTGTCTCCGGTTCCCGTGCGATGATCATGGAAGAGTACTATGTAAAGCGCGTTCGCGGTTCCGTTGAAGGCGGTCCGTTCTACCCGAGACGCCCGGATCAGATCGTCAAACGCACGGTCCGCGGCATGATCCCGTACAAGACCCGGCCCGGAGCAGCAGCATTCCGCCGTGTCAAGGCCTACGTCGGTGTTCCTTATGAACTTAAGGGCACAGAGGCAGAGGTTCTTGAGGCAGCACACCGCGACCGCTTAAGCAGCGCACGCTACGTCACCGTTGGCGCAATCAGCACCAACCTTGGAGCAAAGTACTAA
- a CDS encoding 30S ribosomal protein S9 has protein sequence MKIINTSGKRKTAIARATLREGKGRVRINSVPLEVYGSEIIRMKIAEAIALAPGAIDNVDVDIDVSGGGVMGQAEAIRTALGRGILNWTNDPHIKEVYLSYDRTLLVNDSRQKEAKKPHGRGARARFQKSYR, from the coding sequence ATGAAGATCATTAACACCAGTGGTAAGAGAAAGACGGCAATTGCACGCGCTACCCTCAGAGAGGGTAAGGGCAGAGTCCGTATCAACTCCGTTCCGCTCGAGGTCTACGGCAGCGAGATCATCCGCATGAAGATTGCCGAAGCAATCGCTCTCGCACCGGGTGCAATCGACAACGTCGACGTTGACATTGATGTCTCCGGCGGCGGTGTCATGGGCCAGGCAGAAGCTATCCGCACGGCACTCGGCCGCGGTATCCTGAACTGGACCAACGACCCGCACATCAAAGAGGTTTACCTCAGCTACGACCGTACGCTTCTGGTCAACGATTCCCGTCAGAAGGAAGCCAAGAAGCCGCATGGACGCGGTGCACGTGCACGGTTCCAGAAATCGTACCGTTAA
- a CDS encoding DNA-directed RNA polymerase subunit N: protein MIPVRCFTCGKVISTAWEEYQQRKAAGEDPKDILDSLGLERYCCRRMLLSHKETVDELYPYT from the coding sequence ATGATACCAGTTCGATGTTTCACCTGTGGAAAGGTAATTTCCACGGCATGGGAAGAATATCAACAGCGTAAAGCTGCCGGTGAAGATCCGAAGGACATTCTTGACTCTCTCGGACTTGAGCGGTATTGCTGCAGACGCATGCTTCTCTCGCACAAAGAGACTGTTGATGAGCTGTATCCCTACACGTGA
- a CDS encoding DNA-directed RNA polymerase subunit K — translation MIYTRYERARIIGARALQISMGAPILVRTTKIDPLEIALVEFDENMVPITVKRPAGAKIEVQ, via the coding sequence ATGATATACACTCGTTATGAACGGGCCAGGATCATCGGTGCGCGTGCTTTACAGATCTCGATGGGTGCTCCTATTCTTGTCAGAACCACAAAAATCGATCCGCTTGAGATCGCTCTTGTTGAGTTTGATGAGAACATGGTTCCCATCACTGTCAAGCGCCCTGCCGGTGCCAAAATAGAGGTGCAGTAA
- the eno gene encoding phosphopyruvate hydratase: protein MTTIDGITLRRILDSRGNETIEAEILTASGGYGRACAPSGASTGIYEAKVRPCAEAIADAQARLVPELIDLDAQDQRTFDETLRKVDATEDLSGIGANIAVALSLANAKAAASALNMELFQYLGGAFVDQTPLPLGNVIGGGAHAVDATDIQEFLIVPTGAASAAEAVFTNARVHKTIKEILVARGKGCGKGDEGAWAPHISDAEAFEIVAEATNKVQDETGIEVRMGLDVASSEMWNADLERYVYKNAKRTTEEQIAYIAELVDQYNLIYVEDPIQEEDFEGFAQMTEEVCGRDTLICGDDLFVTNAKRLEEGIALEAGNCVLIKPNQIGTLTDTFETIRLAHEYGYETVMSHRSGETTDTTIAHLGTAFNCCFLKCGVVGGERIAKLNELIRIEEHF, encoded by the coding sequence ATGACCACCATCGACGGAATTACTCTGCGGAGAATTCTTGACAGCCGCGGCAATGAAACCATTGAAGCGGAAATTCTGACTGCAAGCGGAGGATACGGCCGCGCATGCGCACCGAGCGGTGCATCGACCGGTATCTACGAAGCAAAAGTGCGGCCATGCGCCGAAGCAATCGCTGATGCACAGGCCCGGCTTGTTCCGGAACTGATCGATCTCGATGCCCAGGACCAGCGCACCTTTGATGAGACGCTGCGCAAAGTGGATGCAACCGAGGATCTTTCCGGTATCGGTGCAAACATTGCGGTCGCGCTCTCTCTTGCAAATGCAAAGGCTGCGGCGTCCGCCCTGAACATGGAACTCTTCCAGTATCTCGGCGGCGCGTTCGTGGACCAGACTCCGCTTCCGCTCGGTAACGTAATCGGCGGCGGCGCCCACGCAGTGGACGCAACCGATATTCAGGAGTTCCTGATTGTTCCAACAGGTGCTGCAAGCGCCGCAGAGGCGGTCTTCACGAACGCCCGCGTGCACAAGACCATCAAAGAGATTCTTGTCGCGCGCGGAAAAGGCTGCGGCAAAGGTGATGAGGGTGCCTGGGCACCGCACATCAGCGATGCAGAAGCATTCGAGATCGTCGCGGAAGCAACGAACAAAGTGCAGGATGAAACCGGAATCGAAGTCCGGATGGGTCTTGACGTTGCGTCATCGGAGATGTGGAATGCCGATCTTGAGCGGTATGTGTATAAGAATGCAAAGCGCACTACTGAGGAGCAGATCGCATACATTGCCGAACTGGTGGATCAGTATAACCTGATCTATGTAGAGGATCCGATTCAGGAAGAGGACTTCGAGGGATTCGCACAGATGACCGAAGAAGTCTGCGGCCGCGACACGCTTATCTGCGGAGACGATCTCTTCGTCACCAATGCAAAGCGTCTGGAAGAGGGCATTGCTCTTGAGGCAGGAAACTGCGTTTTGATCAAACCCAACCAGATCGGAACCCTGACCGACACGTTTGAGACGATCCGTCTTGCCCATGAGTATGGGTATGAGACCGTCATGAGCCACCGGTCCGGTGAAACAACCGACACCACAATCGCGCATCTGGGAACCGCATTCAACTGCTGTTTCCTCAAGTGCGGTGTTGTTGGCGGCGAGCGTATCGCTAAATTAAATGAACTTATAAGAATTGAGGAGCATTTCTAA
- the rpsB gene encoding 30S ribosomal protein S2: MTDNELGIELTEPLVSVEEYLAAGVHIGTQQKDDDMKEFIYRVRSDGLYIIDIRKTDERIKQVAKFLARYEAPKIFVVTSRQYGQYPAQKFADTIGAISHVGRFIPGTLTNPVLPKYVEPSVVVVTDPIGDAQVITEAVQCGIPVIALCDINNQTNNVDLVIPTNNKGRKALSMVYFLLTREVLKQKGVVSSLTFEDFESEF; this comes from the coding sequence ATGACCGACAATGAACTTGGAATTGAACTGACCGAACCATTAGTATCCGTGGAAGAGTATCTGGCAGCCGGTGTCCACATCGGTACCCAGCAGAAAGACGACGACATGAAGGAATTCATCTACCGCGTCCGCTCTGACGGTCTGTATATCATCGATATCAGAAAGACCGACGAGCGCATCAAGCAGGTGGCAAAGTTCCTTGCACGCTACGAGGCACCGAAGATCTTCGTGGTCACCTCCCGTCAGTACGGCCAGTACCCGGCACAGAAGTTTGCCGACACGATTGGTGCAATCTCCCACGTTGGCCGGTTCATCCCTGGTACGCTCACCAACCCGGTACTTCCGAAGTACGTTGAGCCGTCGGTTGTCGTGGTCACTGACCCGATCGGAGATGCACAGGTTATCACCGAGGCTGTCCAGTGCGGTATCCCGGTCATTGCACTCTGTGATATCAACAACCAGACCAACAACGTCGATCTCGTGATCCCGACGAACAACAAAGGTCGCAAGGCACTTTCAATGGTCTACTTCCTGCTGACCCGTGAGGTCTTAAAGCAGAAGGGCGTCGTGTCCTCCCTTACCTTTGAAGACTTTGAGTCTGAGTTCTAA